In one window of Brenneria goodwinii DNA:
- a CDS encoding tyrosine-type recombinase/integrase produces MGNLTVKTIQSILKASRPGRYSDGQGLYLMLPQRGEPYWMLRYTLNAKRRSLTLGKSSDLSLAEARSQTEDARRKVRKGDDPIAERKHNRPARIHTVNDLFNDWKQDLARRLKHPHIPQRIFAREIAPHIGELALGKVTPLDIRAIIQQITASGRPCTANDALMYLKQLFNHGIKLGLLVHNPAAAFKVDDAGGIEKSRDRALSLEELTQVFQVFRNQSDSFTRDNYLACALLIVLGVRKSELTEAQWDEFSLEDATWELPATRSKSGVAIVIPLPPLTLEWLRELKIRAYGSAYVFPNRRASGSPHMGSDTLNRAIAKLFGREPGRKIQPPNRMGELEPFTVHDLRRTCRSLLAALGVPGYVAERCLNHKLKGVEGIYDRYDYFEERREAHCKLAELVKPIIENNERHSTSNEQSNNADKRYFFVG; encoded by the coding sequence ATGGGAAATCTGACCGTTAAAACCATACAGTCCATCCTGAAAGCAAGCCGTCCCGGACGATACAGCGACGGTCAGGGGCTGTATCTGATGCTGCCGCAGCGCGGCGAACCTTACTGGATGCTGCGCTATACCCTGAATGCCAAACGCCGTTCGCTCACGCTGGGCAAATCGTCCGATCTGTCGCTGGCGGAAGCCCGCTCTCAGACCGAAGACGCCCGCAGGAAGGTCAGAAAAGGCGACGATCCCATAGCCGAACGTAAACACAATCGCCCCGCCAGAATCCATACCGTCAACGATCTGTTTAACGACTGGAAACAGGATTTGGCGCGACGCCTTAAGCACCCGCATATCCCACAGCGGATCTTCGCCAGAGAGATCGCGCCACACATTGGCGAGCTGGCGTTAGGCAAGGTCACACCGCTGGACATACGCGCCATCATCCAGCAAATCACCGCCAGCGGCAGACCCTGCACCGCCAACGATGCGCTGATGTACCTGAAACAACTGTTTAATCACGGCATAAAACTTGGGCTTCTCGTCCATAACCCGGCGGCGGCGTTCAAGGTGGATGATGCGGGCGGCATTGAAAAAAGCCGCGATCGGGCGTTGAGTCTGGAAGAGTTGACGCAGGTTTTTCAGGTATTCCGCAACCAGAGCGACAGCTTCACTCGCGATAACTATCTGGCTTGCGCATTACTGATCGTGCTTGGCGTACGCAAAAGCGAACTGACCGAAGCCCAATGGGATGAATTTTCCCTCGAAGACGCAACGTGGGAACTGCCTGCGACAAGGAGCAAATCGGGCGTCGCCATTGTGATTCCCCTACCCCCGCTGACGCTGGAATGGCTGCGGGAATTGAAGATACGCGCCTACGGTTCAGCATATGTATTCCCCAACCGCCGGGCCAGCGGTTCGCCGCATATGGGCAGCGATACCCTCAACCGGGCGATCGCCAAACTTTTCGGCCGCGAACCGGGAAGGAAAATTCAACCGCCCAACCGCATGGGTGAACTTGAACCGTTCACCGTACACGACCTGCGCCGCACCTGCCGCAGCCTGCTGGCCGCGTTAGGCGTTCCGGGTTATGTCGCCGAACGGTGCCTTAATCATAAGCTGAAAGGCGTTGAAGGCATTTATGATCGGTATGATTACTTTGAGGAACGGCGGGAAGCGCATTGTAAACTGGCAGAGCTCGTTAAGCCGATTATTGAGAACAACGAGCGGCACAGCACTTCGAACGAACAGAGCAATAACGCAGACAAGCGCTATTTTTTCGTAGGGTGA